Proteins found in one Amblyraja radiata isolate CabotCenter1 chromosome 45, sAmbRad1.1.pri, whole genome shotgun sequence genomic segment:
- the LOC116968533 gene encoding histone H3-like: MARTKQTARKSTGGKAPRKQLATKAARKSAPATGGVKKPHRYRPGTVALREIRRYQKSTELLIRKLPFQRLVREIAQDFKTDLRFQSSAIMALQEASEAYLVGLFEDTNLCAIHAKRVTIMPKDIQLARRIRGERA, from the coding sequence ATGGCTCGGACCAAGCAGACAGCGCGCAAATCGACCGGAGGGAAAGCTCCTCGCAAACAGCTGGCGACCAAAGCGGCGCGGAAGAGCGCTCCAGCCACGGGCGGAGTGAAGAAGCCTCATCGCTACAGGCCCGGCACCGTGGCTCTGAGGGAGATCCGGCGCTACCAGAAATCCACCGAGTTGCTCATCCGCAAACTGCCCTTCCAGCGCCTGGTGCGGGAAATCGCTCAGGACTTCAAGACCGACCTGCGCTTCCAGAGCTCGGCCATCATGGCTCTGCAGGAGGCCAGCGAGGCTTACCTGGTGGGGCTCTTTGAGGACACCAACCTGTGCGCAATCCACGCCAAGCGAGTCACCATCATGCCCAAAGACATCCAGCTGGCCCGCCGCATCCGCGGGGAGCGCGCCTaa